Part of the Augochlora pura isolate Apur16 chromosome 10, APUR_v2.2.1, whole genome shotgun sequence genome, TTTAATTGAGATGTTATTttgcaagaaaattatttgctaaATTGACAATATATTAGACCTGAAAATTACACGGGTCCCATAGAGAGTTAAAAAGCTCAGAAACTAACAAATAGAGTTTTGGATCATGGATCCtgctgcaaaataaaatttattcaagttaactacaagaaatataaattaaataaaaatctcgtttctcttttaatagctatgaatggaaaataatgtaacaatgtcCTTAAATCCTTCTGACGTTTTCACAGTTTCATGTTTCAGCCGTCcattgttataaatgtataaaagcCACAGTAGCTCGTGTTACCTTCTCCAATATTGTTACACGGCGGCAAGGTTTGACGATAAATACACGGCATGAGTTAGCAACGAGGAAGACAGATAACAAAATAGAGATCGTATCGGGTTTTGTGCGTGTTACATGAAGTTTAAAGTGTCATGTACGGTTGATGTGATTTTTTTCGCCGGTTTATGCGAACGATAATGATCATTTTCTTATGTGCTTCTGTATAAGCTGGTTTCTTCTACATGGTTTAATAGTTGTAAAGGCACGACTAATAACCTTTGAAAGTTGTAATAAAAGTCGCCGAGCTGTGCTGCTCTCGTTTGTGTACACCAGACTCACTAATCACGCGTTAAGATTAGGGGATCTTGGTGACCACtcgaaaacatttatttcttattgatCGCGCCCGGTCTATGTACGCCTGCGCCGTTTTACCGAATTATGACATTTTTCAGCGGTGTCATTGAATTTCGTGATTGATGAGACTTGGGCAGATAGGTTAGGTCAACTACCAATTGAAATTCGGAATTTGTCAATCACCACTTTTCAAATCTATTTCACTCACAAGTGGaatcgttttaaataattgtttaacccTTACAATTTTTTAGCATCGTTTAACCGTTTAACAACGTAAATCTGaacgtttataaatattaatttcgtgcCATAGTGAtcctcgaatttttatttaatatcctaTATCTAGAAATTATGTATCCcagattttcaatttataatctgCAGTTTACCGGTCGCAAACAAAGGGaattaattatagataaattatagataatttcAAAGACAATTCTGTTCAAGAGACACGTTTATGCTCTTTTCATCCGTATTGCAAAGAAACGCAATAGAGTATAGAATTCACGCCATTCCAAATTGATAGAAATTGTCACACCAGCCAGATTTGAAACCGCtgaaaattaatgcaaatCGAGGGAGAATTCAAATTACCGGGGTATCATATATCGCGGTTCTAACCAGCTCGAGGCAGAATATGTTAACCTTTGGTGCATGCAAAAATAGCAGTAAGTACATTAGCAGCaagaatttttagtattgCGCGTTGATACGTGCACCAAAAAAAACATCATCGAACAAGGAAAGATGTCAATCTCtccgtaattatttttccaaaaaatcctcgaattaataaaaatctgtaaaggATATTTTgattacgattttttaataaatcgttttaaataaattatatatgttcGGTATACCTAAAAATGCAATTGCATTTGAAagcattttcaattatactgTTTCACGGACTATAGCTTCCCAGAAGCAACATGGAAGAGATGGTCGTCGACAGGTTAAgctaaatattaatcaagCGTCGCGCAGAATCGAACGATCGCGAAGCGCGAACGAAAGACGATCAATTTATGGCGtaccgtaaaaaaaaaaaatagtaacgGTTATGTGCGTCGTTTGATAACGATCTCGTTGAAAAGCACAGTAAGACTGACCTACATTTCCCACTTGGTAATCGTCGAGCAACCAATTGTAATTGCCTATTAGCCTACGTATGGGAACGTTATCGGGCTAACTCCTGTATAAATCGTTACATATTAGCATAAATAAGTTCAAGGTCCATGCGCGGCTGCGCAAACGATGCATTAATTATTCCTCCGACATTATTTTGTCAAACAACAACGAAAGCTGCGCCGGCAAACGTTCGGAACAACTAACCGGCACGCGCGACcaacgaaaaagaaacggctgaaataacaataaaaatttcaataaaacgacTTATGATCTTGCtattattttgctattttacgTCTttagattttgttaataatcaaCCAGTTAGCTAGTTATTCGTCGAAAACAGCTGACTGGTTAATCAGAGAAAGATAATGtattttcacatattttttattaaattacatattttataaaactagcGTAGTTGAGCAAAACAGAAGATAATTAAACATATACGGTGTAATTACAGTAACTCGGTCGCTTCTCGAAGTGATTGCAACAGCTGGGAATGGATTGGTAATTCCATGCACAGAAGTGGACGCgtaaaatccgtagtctaatcgtatataaacgtggaataaattacaatattactgtataaataGTAGAAGAAGGCGGTCATTGTTCCGATTGGTTGTCGCTTTACTGTACGGTTCTTCTTTTTCGCGGGTCCATAGAGATTATCCCAGCGTGAAGCTTCACCGATGTAGGTTTAGACAATTTCCTGAAACATAGTCACcgtgtattaaccctttgcagtcgcaGCCGTTTCAActgaaaatcaaaaatattttttcagacCTATAGCGTTCCCATTTGATATAACCCGATGCATTTTGTTcattatggaattgaatttttcgacttgtgcaacagttaacaggtCTTAACAATTCGTtgaatataagtaaatttgctaaaaattcttttgcaaCGCTGCACGATCATTTTTAGATTccaccgcaaagggttgattgCAAAACTGAAGGCGATATATTCGTTGACGCTAATTTTTATGGAACTcgcgaaaattgtttaatctgCGATACGACAGACAAACATTCGATCGCGAACGTACGATTCATTcagttttgaatatttaaacaattaacgaTACCAGTAAGGGGCCGGTTCTAGTCCTCCATGTTGCCAACCGAATTCCCACTTGTAGTCGTAATCCTCATAGTTGTCATTGCCGTAATCCGTTACGCTGTCGTTTGGGTCCGAAACCATCTCGGTCGTTTCGTCGACGTAAGACGATTGCGCGTCCTCGTCCCGAGCTTCCTCTCCCCTTTCCATCGCTTCCTCTTCCCTTTCTATCGCTTCCGCCATCCTCGCGACCGTCTCCGCTAGCatcagtttaattaataacgcggCGACGTCCCTGTCGGCCGGCCCTTTATCGTGGACGGTGACAATTGTCTCGTTCGAGTTCTCGCTCATACTCGAATCGACTTCCCTCATCAGTTCTTTCATAATCGCGTCCAGTCGTCCGGATTTCGGAGGCATCTCCGACGTATCCTCCTCGGTGACTTCCGCCGCGACAGTCGAATACTCTTTCTCGCTGGGTGGATCGCTACTCTCGAGCGACTCGTACCGTTGCATTTCATTCTCCAGGATCGGCTCGACCTTCTTCACCGTCCACGGATGGAAGTCCCCGATGTTCTCTGTCTAAAGTCCGCAATTTCATAGAGCGaccgaattattttatataaaccaaAAGTCACCGGCGGCCGGAAAATGATTCCCGAGGCAATTCGAAggaactttttcctttgcgaaaatctTCTTCGAGGATTCGTTGAGGAATTATTGAGGAAAAACGTCGACCAATGAGTGGCTTGGCTGGGACGGCCCAGTTCGGCTCATTGGATCGGCCGTAGCGCGAAAGCCTATCTCGCCTCTTATTGGCCACTGTTTTTCCTGaataactcgtaaataaaGCCGCGGATCGCATTCGCGCTGAGGAGatagttacttcaaatgatctgAGGAACTTTTTATGAGAGTAAAAAACTAAGTTAGTTATAATACGTAAAATGTCCGATTTCCCTTGGTCGATTGAAATTAACgtagttttaaatatcgaatgtTATCGAAGTTTCCAAATGCAATTTCTGTCGAAAAATTCTATGTCAGCACTTCGTTGGTTCAGAAAAGTATTTTCGTTTATGGTTCCGACGTTTGCGAAATAATGGTAATCGGTGGGTGAAAGGTCGGAAGAATAGAGCGAGCCGATGCATACAGATTTCCATATCGTGTGTCAAAGTCAGCATTACATCCGAGGAAGATAATTCTAACGACTTGCCGATACCATAGCTCGTGCGACTCTAATCGATgcaattcataaaataaccATACTTCGTTTAAACATTGTCGCATTTCAAATTAGCGATCTCGAAATTAGCAAAAAAAACAAGGCATACACTTTTGCCATTAAAAATCGAGACATTGCACGCGCTACAATTTAACAGACGTTATATGCCACTTACTGCAGGAATTAACTCCTCTTCGATCGGAACAATTATCTTCTCGTATTGGGAAACATGCTCGTCATGAACGACGTCGACCGAACCCGGCAGTATCTCCAATATCAAGTAAGAGGACAATCCAAGGAGGCACAGTAACAGCAGACACAGGACAACTTTCAGGAACAGCCCTGAATTCGCGTTCTTCTTGTTCGCGTTTCTGCCATTCTTCTCGGGGAGAAAGTACGCATCCTGTGACAGACCGTCCTCTACGTTTACGAGCTTGGCTGCGAAAGCAATCGGAATCAAAATTAATCGCTCTGCgttggtaaaaatattattgtaaattgtgtTATCGCGAatcctataaaaataaaatcgaggtAACTAAACGAACGAGTTTCTACGGCTGAGTTTAGACTGCGGCTACGCCTATGGATTATGTCATTGCATACGCCGTCCTTTGTTTTGATAGTGCTTTTGGAGTCGCAATAGTTTATCGCGCTGCATTTTCTCATAGATCGAcgtcaattaattaattcaagttTACTTCGTTATTTTGTAAGCATTGTGTCgtgcatttaaaaattgcaaaaaggacagaattatatttcattcgaaagaTGTCGTGAcaataattgtagaatatatattcaaatttatcaGAATTATGATAATCAATGTTTGTCCGaggaaaatatattcaataatataccGCGAAAGCAACTACATTGCAAAGTGGACAGTGTAAAGTCGCTTCTCGACTGACCCGTCAAATCCGTTGTCAAAATATGTACAATTACGCGATAAACGCAGCACAGCTTGTATGTGGAGCATGCGTTATCTAGTGGCGAAGTCCAGGCTCCAAGCATTTTTTGAATAACTTAATGAGCGAATTGTTCCACGTGCACGGTGAATTTGCGAAATTAAGGAGATTGGTGCTATAGAAAAAGTAGCGagaaatattactaatttttttgACACTGTGTGtattaaactttaataaaagttagaaaaattgttagttACAAAAATCATaccttcaacaattttaaaacaccGATTCTACTTGAGGTTATGCTTTcgtgaaaaatgcatttctttctttactaAATTGCAGACATTTTTGCTATTTAACTTGGTAAAGGGTTAGCTAAATTTCCGAACAGATCGCGCGGTCGTGACAGGCGCAGCAAGCATAGATTGTCAAAGTCTGGCAgaatatgaattttctatttacaacGTTCTTCCAGTCGACGACGGAAACTTTCCTTCGATTGTCCGCGAAACAATGCATGCAAACGCGAAAGTTATATAAAGATAGCGTCGAATATAGGGaatttgcatgaaatcttAAGAAACTGTGAAAAGCATCACGTGGACGAGAATTCGCGTCGGCACGGTGAAGTTAGGAGAAATTTGCTCACCATTGCTAGTGCTCCACCGTTCTTGCATGATGTACGATCAGCTGTGTACTAAACGATTCAGGAAGAAAGACCGCTAAATGTTGAACGCAGAAGTATGAAGTAGCCTTGAACTGGCGAAGTTTATCGTGAAGAGGGGAAAGGTCGCCACCACGATAAAAGAGTACCGACGACGCGAGTTTTCCGATGCGGACAGATGAACGGCGGCACCGATTCCGTGTATCTCCCGATGATGATTCACTATCTATTATCGAGCAACAAATGCAATTTCCTCTCGGCGACGGTCTACGTTCATTATCGTGCTACGCGCCGTGCTCCGTTTTTCTCGTCTCTGCGTTCCGGCCAATTGACGCACTCGAAAATTGACGCACCCTATATatccattaattttattatatatttacctTATCGTGGTCCATGCTTTcgctagaaattaattcttcagttttaaaataataatatcctgtaaaataatcatttcgacttgagaaatttattgaattattatctACTAAATTGCTTCGATAAATCCAGCAGATTTacagcaattttaataataataataattactttatttattaacaggaAGATTGAATATCGTTTCtatgatatttatatcgtttaattttattatatctcgCCCTCTCATTAATTTGGCAgcgattatatttttaaataataataataataaaataaatttatttttcgatacaGGTAAATGTTTCGCGAGTTTTACGAGgcttgttattttattcggtgTCGTGAGAGCATAATCTAGGTAAAATAGTGCATAGTAATCACGATCTGACAATGGTTCGATATTAGCTGAGCGAATAAGGAACGATTCCATCGAATTTCTCGGGTCCGATAAATGGATACGTCTATTGATAGCGTTGCAGGTGTTCCTTTTCTATCAGATACGGCAGACGGCCGGTTTGATAAAAGTCATGGATGAAGTTCAGATCAGAAGTTTTTGTGTCTTCATCGGCTACAACAGCTGCCAGTATGTTGGACTATCGGAGTATCGTATTCTGTTTGTTGCTTGGCCTGCTCTGCCATTTCTACGCAGGTGAGTGCAGTTTttcgcgttaattaaattaattttggcgACTGTGTCAAGAACCTTgcaaattccataaaattataatattttatgaaattgaaaatttaaggcaatgttatatgatatatcaattatattttcaacattcttGCCTTTCGCAAGTCTcagataaaatttagaaataataatagattaaagtgaaaattaaattataaatcattctgGCACTCGTGCACGAATTAACCGGCAAAGTtgctacaaaatattttatcacgtATCAGTGTAACACCTACATATTAATGCACTTTAGATCTGCATAATGTAATCATCGTTCGCATAATCGTCGTTCGCACAATCGTCGTTCGAATAATCGCGTTTCCCAGAAGTCGAAACGTTCGCGAGAAACGACGCGTTCTGTCACTGAAAAGAAGCATTGCCTAATCGAAGAAATTGTTAGTCCGCAATCAAACTCGTCgcgtgtttaataaatatttaacgatattGAACAGTCATCCTTCtcttaactaaattattagaTAAGGATTATCTTTATTCTGGCGAAAGTACAAAATGAGCAATTTGctaatgttaaattaaaaattctttaaattaaagtagcTGCTTCGTGCAGCTGTAGGAGctcgattatataaaatcgtttaTCCAAGTATCGTTTAATCCAGCGTCAGATTATGGGAACAATGATATCTTCCTATTAGATCTGCCGGAATCGTCTGCTCGGTATAAAACAATTCTTGATCTCGCAGAAATCGCGGTTTATCGCCTCGTTGCCCTGATACAGTGTATAACACAACAATTGTCTCCtcttaaataatgaaaacgatATAATGAGTACTTTGTATCCACTTTTTGTTACCTCAAGATTATCTTATAGAAATTCGAAGAGGAAGGTGatacgttaaaaattaatttagggCGATACGAGGcgaacattttattgtttccatTGAATTAGAAGATAAAGATAGAAGATATTATGTGAATGGATGACAATAGTGTGACACAGGAGCGTTAGATGCGTAAAGAGTGCAGAGGATGGAAGTGGTGTTGGAGAAATATGAGTGGAGATTTTAATGCGTGGTTGGAAACGCTAGGATACAAATGAAGGAAGAATGGAGCGTTGGTTCATACGATTGCaaagattatataaatatgtttaaaaatataaaattagtaagagaaatctaaagaaaaaaagttgaAGGGggactttataaaaatagacgtAAGTTTCCACtgttaaacagaaataaaattatttccatagcTATAGTTATCTCGCTCGCGATCACGTCAAATCATATAAAAGATTTCCCATCAAAATTCGGTGACACACGTGATAAACTACTACCATGATTCATCACGTGACAGACACCCATCACGATTCATTTCGTGGTAGACACCCACTACGTTTCttaacaagatttattatcaACAAAAGAAGGTGTCTCAAAAAATGTGcctcaatttttaaagatatcgatacaatttgaataaataaataaaaaacttcTTTCATAGCCCAGATGGTCCACTTCACGATTTAAGTAATTGTCTcagtaacataatataatttgtaaccAGTAGTTGACATTGATTTCAGGACTGGCGACTGGTGTCGACTCGGAAAATGATGCTGCGAGAGATTTC contains:
- the LOC144476144 gene encoding uncharacterized protein LOC144476144 — protein: MQERWSTSNAKLVNVEDGLSQDAYFLPEKNGRNANKKNANSGLFLKVVLCLLLLCLLGLSSYLILEILPGSVDVVHDEHVSQYEKIIVPIEEELIPATENIGDFHPWTVKKVEPILENEMQRYESLESSDPPSEKEYSTVAAEVTEEDTSEMPPKSGRLDAIMKELMREVDSSMSENSNETIVTVHDKGPADRDVAALLIKLMLAETVARMAEAIEREEEAMERGEEARDEDAQSSYVDETTEMVSDPNDSVTDYGNDNYEDYDYKWEFGWQHGGLEPAPYWKLSKPTSVKLHAGIISMDPRKRRTVQ